The DNA segment AACCGGCCGCCGAGGAAGGCCGGCGAGTCGGTCACGCAGGTCAGGGCCCGGTCGACGGCCGCTTCCAGGCCGGCTGCGGCCCGGGTCGCGACGGCGAGAGCGGGCGCGCTCACCCGGAACGAGACCGGCGCCTGCAACGCCCCCGGTGGTCCGTCGCCGCGAGCCGCCTCCAGGCTTTCCATGATCGTACGGAGTTCGGCGTCGCCCGCGCCGAACGCCGGATGCCACGGGTCGAGGCTGGCCCGGGCCACCGCGTGCTCGGCCGCCACCACCTCGGTGACCTGCGCTGTCAACGTCCGGGCGGCGTCCGCGGCGAGCACGGCGAGGCCGGTCAGCCCGGGCACGCCCTCGAGGAACGCGACGCCTTCCTTCGCACTGAACGAATACGGTCGCAGGCCCGCTGCCTCCAGCGCCGGACCGGCATCGACGGCGTTGCCGTCGCCGTCGAGCATCTGCCCGATGCCGATCAGGGCGGCGCCGGCGTGGGCCAGCGGGATGATCTCACCGGCGGCGCCCGACCCGCGCGCCGGGATCGCCGGGGTCACGCCGGCGTCGAGCAGCGCGGCCAGGTGCCGGCACAGGTCCGGGGAGGCGCCGGCGGCCGGTTCCAGCAAGGTCCTCAGTCGTACGGCGACCAGCGCCCGTGCCTCCACCTCCCGCAGCCACGGCGCCGAACCGACCGAGCGGCCCGCCATCAGCGTGTTCTGGTGACGTTCCTGATCCCCGGCGTCGAGCCGGATCCCGGCGAGCGCGCCCATCCCGGTGTTGACGCCGTAGACGGGCTGATCCCCGGCGAGGGCGGCCTCTACCGCGGTGCGGTTGGCCCGTACCCGCGCGAGCAACGCGGCATCGAGCACGATCGTGATCGTCCCGCGCGCGACCCCGGCGATCACCGCGGGCGTCAGGTCCTCCGGCGTGCGGATGCGGTGCATCATCGGTATTTCAGCATGGTTCCGGCGCCGGCCGCCTCGGCGCGGGTCAGGATCAGGTGGCCGAGCGCCACGTCGAGGATCGACAGGCCACGGTGCCAGAACAGGATCCGCTCGCCGGCGTGCTCCCGGCCCGGCTTGCGGCCGCTGACGATCTCGCCGAGCTGGGCGTAAAGCGTCTCCTCGGACAGCCGGCCGGTGTCCACGTGCGCCCGCAACGCACCGAACCGGCCGGACCGCGACTCGCGCCAGTCGTCGACGACCACCTTGTCCATGACGTCGAGCAGGTCGAGTTCCACGGCGCTGACCGTG comes from the Actinoplanes sp. OR16 genome and includes:
- a CDS encoding aromatic amino acid lyase, whose translation is MMHRIRTPEDLTPAVIAGVARGTITIVLDAALLARVRANRTAVEAALAGDQPVYGVNTGMGALAGIRLDAGDQERHQNTLMAGRSVGSAPWLREVEARALVAVRLRTLLEPAAGASPDLCRHLAALLDAGVTPAIPARGSGAAGEIIPLAHAGAALIGIGQMLDGDGNAVDAGPALEAAGLRPYSFSAKEGVAFLEGVPGLTGLAVLAADAARTLTAQVTEVVAAEHAVARASLDPWHPAFGAGDAELRTIMESLEAARGDGPPGALQAPVSFRVSAPALAVATRAAAGLEAAVDRALTCVTDSPAFLGGRFVGSPGFAGTDLVTAAGTLATALVHLAELGAARLHRLLDPHVTGLTRQLSDAPGVHAGMVAVHKRSVGVAHRLRRFAATALIGPIETSAGQEDVQSFTFEAAESLTECLTGLREVLACEILALHQAHLLTTSRPGTSGAPPSPGAAPSPAASLSAGAAPSPDDRSSSTVPPASADDTSPPLAPDISDLSGIWARLPQQAGDRPFGRDLDLIIGMLEAGR